Proteins encoded within one genomic window of Armatimonadota bacterium:
- a CDS encoding PilN domain-containing protein: MPSINMIAARRAERKRLEKQIRIVALILFCEILFAVGVFSFMTARIHASNVKLAELNNDLKRIQPTVDRIQYYEREIKKLEPRLDLLAESREQTLLWYTVLQDLARSVPQSTWLCSVTTTKPAPTSGSEGQSEQAKKENTPTMKLKGTSASQRLVGETMLRLNRFPEFSKVDLSYTQKANSNEYEGLEFEIAAIINAYNSDKGGRVTNVKN, encoded by the coding sequence ATGCCCTCTATCAATATGATTGCTGCCCGCAGGGCAGAAAGAAAACGGCTGGAAAAGCAGATTCGAATTGTTGCGCTTATTCTTTTCTGCGAAATTTTGTTTGCAGTAGGTGTTTTTAGTTTCATGACAGCGCGAATTCACGCGTCGAATGTAAAGCTGGCAGAGCTAAACAATGATTTGAAAAGAATTCAGCCAACCGTTGACAGAATACAATATTACGAAAGAGAGATTAAAAAATTAGAGCCCCGTCTAGATCTATTGGCAGAATCAAGAGAGCAAACATTGCTCTGGTATACGGTTCTCCAAGATCTTGCACGTAGTGTACCCCAGAGTACTTGGCTTTGTAGCGTAACTACTACCAAACCTGCTCCTACCAGCGGCTCGGAAGGTCAGTCGGAACAAGCCAAAAAAGAAAACACACCGACGATGAAACTAAAAGGTACATCTGCAAGCCAAAGACTCGTAGGAGAAACAATGCTTAGGCTCAATAGATTCCCAGAGTTCTCTAAGGTTGATTTAAGCTACACGCAAAAAGCAAACTCAAACGAATATGAAGGATTGGAATTTGAAATTGCCGCTATTATAAACGCCTATAACTCAGATAAAGGAGGGAGAGTAACCAATGTTAAAAATTAA
- the pilM gene encoding type IV pilus assembly protein PilM, with amino-acid sequence MIFSGLLSKEGVVGVDVGSSSIKIVYAEPTRQGAHISNVTICPTPSNSIREGVVTDVKEVAGAIQFAMRSAGIKASAALAAIAGPGVIVRHVKMPKMTEAALRKTIYFEASKYISASVDESVVEFEIVGDAEDDQMDVILVAAPRAMVESKVATLEEAGLEPLAVDVEAFAVLRALVEQNPDFSIMEKNIAILDMGASHTEINLVSKGSLALSRNIPIAGSSLTNAIKNVKNCTDDEAEQVKYAVDLSEILKADGVIDDPVLRVVQPLVDELLREIRRSINYYQSQLPDGSPEMSFDELVLTGGTSRLKGLGAYTTSRLNVPVTIGNPALSRMIDTSVYPTELSAEDIPLLTVAFGLAIKEIAPAALKNAA; translated from the coding sequence GTGATATTCTCTGGTTTGTTATCAAAAGAAGGCGTTGTCGGGGTGGATGTCGGCAGCAGCAGCATCAAAATCGTTTATGCCGAGCCAACCAGGCAGGGAGCACACATATCAAACGTTACAATCTGCCCAACTCCTTCGAACTCAATAAGAGAAGGAGTTGTTACTGATGTTAAAGAGGTAGCTGGGGCAATTCAGTTTGCTATGCGTTCTGCTGGAATTAAGGCTTCTGCTGCTTTGGCGGCTATTGCTGGGCCTGGTGTAATTGTGCGGCATGTCAAGATGCCCAAAATGACTGAAGCAGCTCTGAGAAAGACAATTTATTTTGAAGCAAGCAAGTATATTTCAGCTTCGGTTGATGAAAGCGTAGTAGAGTTTGAAATTGTTGGTGATGCCGAAGATGATCAGATGGACGTTATATTAGTGGCTGCGCCAAGGGCAATGGTAGAAAGCAAAGTAGCAACGCTTGAGGAAGCAGGTCTTGAGCCTCTTGCAGTAGATGTTGAAGCGTTTGCTGTTCTCCGTGCTTTAGTTGAACAGAATCCTGACTTTAGCATAATGGAGAAAAACATAGCAATTCTAGATATGGGCGCAAGCCACACGGAAATAAACCTCGTATCAAAAGGCTCGCTTGCTCTTTCACGAAACATACCGATTGCAGGTTCTAGCCTTACAAATGCCATCAAAAATGTAAAAAATTGCACAGATGATGAGGCTGAACAAGTAAAGTATGCTGTGGATCTGAGTGAAATACTTAAAGCAGATGGGGTTATCGATGATCCAGTATTAAGAGTTGTTCAGCCCCTTGTCGATGAATTACTTAGAGAGATTCGTAGGTCAATAAACTATTATCAATCCCAACTTCCCGATGGCTCGCCGGAGATGTCTTTTGATGAATTAGTATTGACTGGAGGCACTTCGCGGCTGAAGGGTCTCGGAGCATATACCACATCTCGACTTAACGTTCCTGTAACTATTGGTAATCCTGCGTTGAGTCGTATGATTGATACCTCGGTTTACCCGACTGAACTGAGTGCAGAAGACATACCATTGCTCACAGTTGCGTTTGGACTTGCCATTAAAGAGATAGCACCAGCCGCACTTAAAAATGCGGCATAA
- a CDS encoding trypsin-like peptidase domain-containing protein has product MSLEHFKFYLIFTLVAFVLCLTSACPATAVPDISEQSQNAVVKAVKLVGPAVVNIDTTYRSRRTGSIFDLFPEFFGPPMPQQGQGSGWIYDGKNGYIVTNEHVVENAEQIVVTLPDKQQFEGRIIGADRLSDIAVIKVDGKNLPSLKLSVNPKPEIGSWAIAIGNPFGLQNTVTVGVVSATGRRIETSDGRKIEDCIQTDAAINPGNSGGPLCDINGNVIGMNAAIRADGQGLGFAISAETIRKIVPQLIKYGKVIRPWVGFIYTDMTPQFARRLGIDYIEGIIIQVYRGSCAEEANLRTGDIVIEADGKQIKTSEDMEAIVKKLNVGDKLRLTVVRGGKQLRILLTVCEMPEELSRA; this is encoded by the coding sequence ATGTCTTTGGAGCATTTCAAATTTTATCTTATATTTACTTTAGTGGCATTTGTTCTTTGCTTAACGTCTGCTTGTCCGGCCACGGCAGTACCCGACATAAGCGAGCAATCACAGAATGCGGTTGTAAAGGCCGTTAAGCTTGTTGGACCGGCTGTAGTAAATATAGACACCACCTATAGGTCGAGGCGAACCGGTTCAATTTTCGATTTGTTTCCGGAGTTCTTCGGGCCTCCTATGCCCCAGCAAGGCCAAGGATCAGGCTGGATATATGATGGCAAAAACGGTTATATAGTAACCAACGAGCACGTGGTTGAAAACGCAGAGCAGATAGTTGTTACGTTGCCAGATAAACAACAGTTTGAGGGAAGAATTATCGGCGCCGATAGGCTCAGCGATATAGCAGTAATTAAAGTTGACGGCAAAAACTTACCATCATTAAAGCTGTCGGTGAATCCAAAGCCAGAAATTGGCTCGTGGGCAATTGCTATAGGAAATCCTTTTGGTCTCCAAAACACTGTGACAGTAGGCGTAGTTAGTGCCACTGGCCGCCGAATTGAAACATCTGATGGGCGCAAGATTGAAGATTGCATCCAAACCGATGCGGCAATCAACCCTGGCAACTCAGGCGGTCCACTTTGCGATATTAATGGCAACGTGATTGGAATGAATGCAGCCATTCGAGCTGATGGCCAGGGTCTGGGCTTTGCGATTTCCGCCGAGACTATTCGCAAGATTGTGCCGCAATTGATTAAATATGGAAAGGTAATACGACCTTGGGTTGGATTTATATACACCGACATGACCCCTCAATTTGCAAGGCGGCTGGGTATTGACTATATTGAGGGCATCATAATTCAAGTATACCGTGGGTCTTGCGCTGAAGAAGCAAACCTTCGGACTGGAGATATAGTAATTGAAGCCGACGGGAAGCAGATTAAAACTTCGGAGGACATGGAAGCTATAGTCAAAAAGCTAAATGTTGGAGACAAACTTAGACTAACGGTTGTACGTGGTGGCAAGCAGTTAAGGATATTGCTTACTGTGTGTGAGATGCCAGAGGAATTATCGCGAGCATAG
- the phoU gene encoding phosphate signaling complex protein PhoU: MSSEARKEFDKELATLQEDLRKMGTVVEEMLDKAIEALKTRNIALAREVIELDDIVDNYNIDIEARSLRLLALQQPMARDLRIIAAAMKIITDVERAGDYSVDIAKIAEKLADKPLFKPLEDIPKMVSIVQEMLRETLTAFVTHDLHLVEQMVAHDDEVDHLYNSLYEELIGYIKKNPDLTDQAIGLLLIARYLERIADHITNIGERIYYMETGKLKELHQ; the protein is encoded by the coding sequence ATGTCATCTGAGGCCCGAAAAGAATTTGATAAGGAGTTAGCTACTCTTCAAGAAGACCTAAGGAAAATGGGCACTGTTGTGGAAGAGATGTTGGACAAAGCAATTGAGGCTTTAAAAACACGCAACATTGCACTTGCTCGTGAGGTTATCGAATTAGATGATATTGTGGATAATTATAATATTGACATCGAAGCTCGTTCTTTACGTCTTCTAGCTCTCCAACAGCCAATGGCTCGCGATTTAAGAATAATTGCAGCTGCTATGAAAATTATTACAGATGTGGAACGAGCTGGTGATTATTCAGTCGACATCGCTAAAATCGCAGAAAAATTAGCTGATAAGCCCTTATTTAAGCCGCTTGAGGATATTCCCAAAATGGTGTCTATAGTGCAAGAAATGCTTCGCGAAACACTAACTGCTTTCGTTACTCACGATCTTCATCTTGTTGAACAAATGGTTGCACACGATGACGAGGTTGATCATCTATATAACAGCTTATACGAAGAGCTTATAGGTTATATAAAGAAGAACCCAGACTTAACAGATCAAGCTATTGGTTTGTTGCTCATTGCAAGATATCTTGAGCGCATTGCCGACCATATCACAAATATTGGCGAGCGGATTTACTATATGGAAACCGGAAAACTAAAAGAGCTGCATCAATAA